A window of the Xiashengella succiniciproducens genome harbors these coding sequences:
- a CDS encoding alpha-isopropylmalate synthase regulatory domain-containing protein, giving the protein MGFVEIMDTTLRDGEQTTGVSFSEAEKLAIARLLLEELKVNRIEVASARVSEGEFRSVKRITNWAAKNGCLGKVEILGFVDGSTSLDWIESAGGKVLNLLTKGSLRHVTSQLRKTPEEHWKDIELVINEANKRGIEVNVYLEDWSNGMLSSPDYVFFMVDHLSKAKIRRIMLPDTLGVLNPDQCYEACKTMTDRFPDVHFDFHAHNDYDLSVANVFMSLKAGIKGVHTTVNGLGERAGNAPLASVLGVINDHMKLSNTLVESKLTHVSKMVESFSGIRVPANKPLIGEYVFTQCSGVHADGDNKDNLYHNPLLPERFGRVRRYALGKTSGRANILRNLQELGIELTQEDMKKVTQRVIELGDKKETVTTEDLPYIISDVLKNHNTEEQIKLLNYSLTLVRQMKPVASIRIQIGSDTYSETSVGDGQYDAFMKALWKIYDRLGKEHPMLTDYWVSIPPGGKTDALVETVITWQYRGIEFKTRGLDPDQTEAAIKATLKMLNMIESDDLRFKNPNS; this is encoded by the coding sequence ATGGGTTTCGTAGAAATAATGGACACTACCCTGAGAGATGGGGAACAAACCACCGGCGTATCATTCAGCGAGGCGGAAAAACTGGCTATTGCCCGTCTTCTGCTAGAAGAGCTGAAGGTAAACCGGATAGAAGTAGCATCGGCACGGGTGTCAGAAGGTGAATTCCGCTCAGTAAAAAGGATAACCAACTGGGCGGCAAAGAACGGCTGCCTAGGTAAAGTCGAGATACTCGGTTTTGTTGATGGCAGCACCTCGCTCGACTGGATAGAGAGTGCCGGAGGTAAGGTGCTGAACCTGCTTACCAAAGGTTCACTGCGTCATGTCACCAGCCAGCTAAGAAAGACCCCAGAGGAACACTGGAAGGATATAGAGCTTGTAATCAATGAGGCCAACAAAAGGGGTATAGAGGTAAATGTATACCTTGAAGACTGGTCCAATGGCATGCTGTCGTCACCCGACTATGTGTTCTTTATGGTGGATCACCTGAGTAAGGCTAAGATCAGGAGGATAATGCTTCCCGATACCCTGGGTGTACTCAATCCGGATCAGTGTTATGAAGCATGTAAGACCATGACCGACCGCTTTCCGGACGTCCATTTTGACTTCCATGCCCACAATGACTATGACCTTTCAGTGGCTAATGTATTTATGTCACTAAAGGCAGGGATCAAAGGAGTTCACACTACCGTCAACGGACTTGGAGAAAGGGCAGGTAATGCCCCCCTCGCCAGCGTGCTCGGGGTAATCAACGACCATATGAAACTCTCAAATACTCTTGTAGAGTCCAAACTGACCCACGTGTCAAAGATGGTTGAATCTTTCAGCGGTATTCGTGTACCAGCCAATAAGCCGCTTATCGGTGAGTATGTCTTTACACAGTGCAGCGGAGTCCATGCTGATGGTGACAACAAAGACAACCTATACCATAACCCTCTGCTACCTGAACGTTTTGGAAGAGTTCGTCGCTATGCCCTTGGTAAGACCTCAGGCAGGGCCAACATACTCAGGAATCTTCAGGAGTTGGGCATTGAACTGACCCAGGAGGATATGAAGAAGGTAACTCAGAGGGTTATCGAACTTGGAGATAAGAAGGAGACAGTTACAACGGAAGACCTGCCCTATATTATCTCAGACGTACTCAAGAATCATAATACTGAGGAACAGATTAAGCTGCTCAACTACAGCCTCACTCTGGTAAGACAGATGAAGCCTGTAGCCAGCATCAGGATACAGATAGGATCAGATACATATTCTGAGACCTCAGTGGGAGACGGACAGTATGATGCCTTTATGAAAGCCCTCTGGAAAATTTACGATCGTCTTGGCAAAGAGCACCCAATGCTTACCGACTATTGGGTATCCATCCCTCCCGGCGGGAAAACAGATGCTCTTGTTGAAACCGTAATCACATGGCAATACAGGGGTATTGAGTTTAAAACAAGAGGTCTCGACCCCGACCAGACCGAGGCTGCAATTAAAGCCACTCTCAAAATGCTTAATATGATTGAGAGTGATGACCTGAGATTTAAAAACCCAAATTCTTAA
- a CDS encoding UDP-2,3-diacylglucosamine diphosphatase, which produces MEQTKKIYFASDVHLGAPTISNHLAHERRFVRWLDSIKPTTSELYLMGDIFDFWFEYKKAVPKGFTRLLGKIAEFTDSGIPVHFFTGNHDIWVFDYLPAETGVKVYREPLIINLDGKHFFLAHGDGLTSHEKTFIRIKALFTNKLAQRLFRLVHPDLGIRLAGFLSRKSREKNMAEDGSVFQGEEYEWLVSWAKEVIKTEHFDYFIFGHRHLAQAFQLNQNSKLIYLGDWITNFSYGEWDGSEFQLKFFKE; this is translated from the coding sequence TTGGAACAAACAAAGAAAATATACTTTGCCTCTGATGTGCATTTGGGTGCTCCAACCATCAGTAATCATCTGGCTCATGAGAGGCGTTTTGTAAGGTGGCTGGATTCTATCAAACCAACAACCTCGGAGTTGTATCTCATGGGAGATATTTTCGATTTTTGGTTTGAATACAAAAAGGCAGTTCCAAAGGGCTTTACACGCCTTCTCGGTAAAATAGCGGAATTTACCGACAGTGGTATACCTGTACACTTCTTTACAGGCAATCATGACATCTGGGTCTTCGACTACCTGCCTGCTGAGACAGGAGTCAAAGTATACCGTGAACCACTCATCATAAACCTAGACGGCAAGCACTTCTTCCTGGCTCATGGTGACGGACTTACGTCCCATGAGAAAACATTTATCCGGATAAAAGCGCTTTTCACCAACAAACTCGCTCAACGATTGTTTCGATTAGTACATCCTGATCTCGGGATCAGGCTGGCCGGATTCCTGTCACGCAAAAGCAGGGAGAAGAATATGGCCGAAGACGGTTCCGTTTTTCAGGGTGAAGAATATGAATGGCTTGTTTCATGGGCGAAAGAAGTGATCAAGACTGAGCACTTCGATTATTTCATATTCGGTCATCGCCATCTTGCCCAAGCTTTTCAGCTAAACCAGAATAGTAAATTGATCTATCTCGGCGATTGGATAACAAACTTTTCCTATGGCGAGTGGGATGGATCAGAGTTTCAACTGAAATTTTTCAAGGAGTAA
- a CDS encoding transketolase family protein has translation MSKEISMKAADNIRILSAAMVEKANSGHPGGAMGGADFVHILFSEFLNYDPSDRTWVNRDRFFLDPGHMSPMLYSILALTGTYSMEELKNFRQWGSPTPGHPEVDVVRGVENTSGPLGQGHVMGVGAAIAERFLAARFGEWLSHKTYAFISDGGIQEEISQGAGRLAGHLGLSNFIMFYDSNDIQLSTETNEVTAEDTAKKYESWGWNVITINGNDHDEIRAALKAANAETERPTLIIGKTIMGKGAVKADGSSFERQVSTHGQPLSHAGADFKATIKNLGGDPEDPFVIFPEVAALYKEAHARKAEYVAKKKKEQAEWEAKNPELAVKFRKFISSEAPEFDYAAIKQKADNATRAASATVLGEFAGKVENMVVMSADLANSDKTDGFLKKTTAFKKGDFSGSFLQAGVAELTMAAIANGMALHGGVIPVCGTFFVFSDYMKPAVRLACLMQLPVKYVWTHDAFRVGEDGPTHQPVEQEAQIRLMEKLKNHHGDNGMLVLRPADAEETTVAWQMALENVKTPTALILSRQNIKNLPGSSYENALKAKKGAYIVEKDGGKIDVVLVANGSEVATLVEGAKLLREKKGLKVQVISVPSEGLFRNQPKAYQDEVLLPGTPKFGLTAGLPVNLEGLVGADGIVAGLDHFGFSAPYTVLDKEFGFTPEAVYVKVTKMLNL, from the coding sequence ATGAGCAAAGAGATTTCAATGAAGGCTGCGGACAACATCCGGATCCTTTCTGCGGCCATGGTCGAGAAAGCTAATTCGGGCCACCCAGGTGGAGCTATGGGCGGTGCGGATTTCGTTCATATTCTGTTTTCAGAGTTTTTGAACTATGATCCGAGTGACAGAACCTGGGTAAACAGGGATCGTTTCTTCCTTGATCCCGGTCACATGTCCCCCATGTTATATTCAATATTGGCACTTACCGGCACTTACAGCATGGAAGAGCTGAAGAACTTCCGTCAATGGGGAAGTCCCACTCCGGGTCACCCAGAAGTTGACGTAGTTCGTGGAGTTGAAAACACCTCAGGACCACTGGGACAGGGTCATGTTATGGGTGTAGGTGCAGCAATAGCTGAACGTTTCCTCGCAGCCCGCTTTGGCGAATGGTTGTCACACAAGACATATGCATTTATTTCTGACGGTGGTATTCAGGAAGAAATATCTCAGGGAGCTGGCCGTCTTGCCGGTCACCTAGGACTGAGCAACTTCATTATGTTTTATGATAGCAACGATATTCAGCTGTCAACAGAAACCAATGAAGTAACCGCAGAAGATACTGCAAAGAAATATGAATCATGGGGTTGGAATGTTATCACCATCAACGGTAATGACCATGATGAGATAAGAGCAGCTCTTAAGGCTGCCAATGCTGAAACTGAACGTCCTACCCTGATCATTGGTAAGACTATTATGGGTAAGGGTGCTGTTAAGGCAGACGGTTCTTCATTCGAACGTCAGGTAAGTACTCACGGTCAACCATTAAGCCATGCAGGTGCAGACTTCAAGGCTACTATCAAGAATCTTGGAGGCGATCCTGAAGATCCATTCGTAATCTTCCCTGAAGTTGCGGCACTATACAAAGAAGCTCATGCCAGGAAGGCTGAATATGTAGCTAAGAAGAAGAAAGAACAGGCAGAGTGGGAAGCTAAGAATCCTGAACTTGCTGTCAAGTTCAGGAAATTCATCTCATCTGAAGCTCCTGAGTTTGATTACGCAGCTATCAAGCAAAAAGCTGACAACGCAACACGTGCTGCTTCAGCAACAGTATTGGGAGAATTTGCAGGTAAGGTTGAGAACATGGTTGTAATGTCTGCTGACCTTGCCAACTCAGATAAGACTGACGGCTTCCTCAAGAAGACTACAGCATTCAAGAAAGGCGACTTCTCAGGTTCATTCCTGCAAGCTGGTGTTGCCGAACTTACAATGGCTGCTATTGCTAATGGTATGGCCCTTCACGGTGGTGTTATCCCTGTTTGCGGTACTTTCTTCGTGTTCAGCGATTATATGAAACCTGCTGTAAGACTTGCCTGTCTGATGCAGTTGCCTGTTAAGTATGTATGGACACACGATGCATTCCGTGTTGGAGAAGATGGTCCTACTCACCAGCCTGTTGAACAGGAAGCTCAAATCCGCCTGATGGAGAAGCTTAAGAATCACCATGGTGACAACGGTATGCTTGTGCTTCGTCCGGCTGATGCTGAAGAGACTACTGTAGCATGGCAGATGGCACTTGAGAATGTTAAGACTCCAACTGCCTTGATCCTGTCTCGTCAAAACATCAAGAACCTGCCCGGCAGCTCTTATGAAAATGCGCTGAAGGCTAAGAAAGGTGCTTACATTGTTGAGAAGGACGGTGGTAAGATCGACGTAGTATTGGTAGCTAACGGTTCTGAAGTTGCTACTCTTGTTGAAGGAGCCAAACTGCTTAGAGAAAAGAAAGGTCTTAAAGTTCAGGTTATCTCTGTTCCTTCAGAAGGGCTGTTCCGCAACCAGCCAAAGGCTTACCAGGATGAGGTTCTTCTTCCGGGAACTCCCAAGTTTGGTCTGACTGCAGGTCTGCCAGTAAATCTTGAAGGTCTTGTTGGAGCTGATGGAATTGTAGCTGGCCTTGATCATTTTGGATTCTCTGCACCTTATACAGTACTTGACAAGGAATTCGGATTTACTCCCGAAGCTGTATATGTAAAGGTGACAAAGATGTTAAATCTGTAA
- a CDS encoding glycosyltransferase, translating to MSPGPDYLFDLILGILALFFAVYLAVIFLLAIIWRFRERSELASISQSTSVSVVVAYRNEISNLPGFIAALSAQTDFDGNIELIAVNDHSDDGGDVWMASQVFARGRMILIDAQGSGKKAAIREGIEAASGELIVSCDADCVPGPEWIITIVTKYRQDDADMLAGPVRMLPGDTLIGQYDAIDYYSLQVSSAAAIKAGFPVFCSAANMAFRKSAWEEAQGLMDGQNYLSGDDVFLLHAFKKLGKRIVFISDPGAVVDTFSSGSIATCFRQRVRWGGKSRGYKDVASIILALTVFGANLFLLVLLIPVITGSFPFWLLASSFGIKAVTDYLLLSGGKRVFKVTLPFYRYVLIAVIYPFVLVLTASGALLLAEQWKKKAVTSQSL from the coding sequence ATGTCCCCCGGGCCAGACTATCTGTTTGATCTGATACTGGGTATTCTTGCGCTTTTCTTTGCTGTCTATCTGGCAGTAATCTTTCTGTTGGCTATTATATGGCGCTTTAGGGAAAGGAGTGAACTTGCTTCCATTTCCCAAAGTACTTCTGTATCTGTTGTCGTTGCCTACCGCAACGAGATAAGTAATCTTCCCGGTTTTATTGCAGCTCTGAGTGCTCAGACTGATTTTGATGGTAACATTGAGCTGATAGCTGTCAATGATCATTCTGATGATGGTGGAGATGTTTGGATGGCTTCCCAGGTATTTGCCCGTGGTAGGATGATTCTGATAGATGCGCAAGGAAGTGGTAAGAAGGCTGCAATAAGAGAAGGCATAGAGGCTGCTTCAGGTGAATTGATAGTGAGCTGTGATGCAGATTGTGTACCAGGCCCGGAATGGATCATAACTATTGTAACAAAATACAGACAGGATGACGCTGATATGCTTGCCGGTCCGGTAAGGATGCTACCTGGAGACACCCTGATTGGGCAATATGATGCTATAGACTACTACTCACTTCAGGTGAGTTCTGCAGCAGCCATCAAGGCAGGCTTTCCGGTCTTTTGCAGTGCTGCAAATATGGCCTTCAGAAAGTCAGCCTGGGAAGAGGCTCAAGGTCTGATGGATGGACAGAACTATTTGTCGGGTGATGATGTATTCCTGCTGCATGCCTTCAAGAAACTTGGCAAACGCATAGTGTTTATTTCTGATCCCGGTGCAGTTGTAGACACATTTTCTTCCGGGTCGATAGCTACCTGTTTCAGACAGAGGGTGAGATGGGGCGGTAAGAGCCGGGGCTACAAGGACGTTGCAAGCATTATACTGGCCCTTACTGTCTTTGGTGCCAATCTTTTCCTCCTGGTATTACTGATTCCTGTCATTACAGGAAGCTTCCCCTTCTGGCTGTTGGCGTCTTCCTTTGGCATTAAGGCTGTCACTGATTACCTGCTTTTGTCGGGTGGAAAAAGGGTATTTAAAGTTACTCTTCCCTTTTACAGGTATGTGTTGATAGCCGTTATATATCCCTTTGTCCTTGTCTTAACAGCCTCAGGTGCACTCTTGCTTGCGGAGCAGTGGAAGAAAAAAGCTGTTACAAGCCAGAGCTTGTAA
- a CDS encoding TlpA disulfide reductase family protein — protein sequence MKQIVALILAVVFAAGCSNKENFIVKGNIENAQSEQVYLYRIDLDQDVLLDSIKIKNNGNFQFKLGRLAEPTFLKLALSPRKFITLLGDSTETIEVIADKASFTTAYTIRNSIGSKHIQMLNQNVRTLRTQVDSLISLYENMTDAEKSNNTESITEEINKLITSYKDGVGSFVMENPRSFASYYALFLPLKDESLIMNVYDKKDQVYFATVATSLNLIYPEAQRTKHLYDMVLGIKAWEKNNQRLLEMISQSEVVGAPDIKAKNVKGEEIALSSLKGKVVLLQFGASWDEPSVNAVKGLKSIYKKYKDRGFEIYQVSMEQSKVLWENSLVKEDIQWISVSELKNTNSDAARKYNVSRIPANYLLDKEGNIVGKDLYGSLLEERLRELL from the coding sequence ATGAAGCAAATAGTAGCATTAATCCTGGCTGTAGTTTTTGCTGCCGGATGTTCCAACAAAGAGAACTTTATTGTCAAGGGTAATATCGAAAACGCCCAGAGCGAACAAGTATACTTGTACAGGATAGACCTTGATCAGGATGTATTACTTGACAGTATCAAAATAAAGAATAATGGTAATTTTCAGTTTAAACTAGGCAGGCTTGCCGAGCCTACTTTCCTGAAGCTGGCTCTTTCTCCCAGGAAGTTTATCACTCTCCTTGGAGACAGCACTGAAACCATTGAAGTGATAGCAGATAAAGCTTCATTCACCACTGCCTATACAATTCGTAATTCTATTGGTTCGAAGCATATCCAGATGCTCAACCAAAATGTACGTACTCTTAGGACTCAGGTTGACAGCCTTATCTCGTTGTATGAAAACATGACTGATGCAGAGAAGAGCAACAATACTGAGTCAATCACCGAAGAGATCAACAAACTTATCACCAGCTATAAGGATGGCGTTGGCTCCTTTGTAATGGAGAATCCCCGTTCTTTTGCAAGTTATTATGCCCTCTTCCTGCCCCTCAAGGACGAATCGCTGATTATGAACGTATACGACAAGAAGGATCAGGTGTACTTTGCTACTGTAGCCACCAGCCTTAACCTGATTTATCCTGAGGCTCAAAGAACTAAGCACCTTTACGACATGGTACTTGGCATCAAGGCCTGGGAGAAGAATAACCAAAGGCTATTGGAGATGATCAGCCAGAGCGAAGTTGTCGGTGCTCCTGATATCAAAGCAAAGAATGTGAAGGGAGAAGAAATCGCCCTTTCTTCACTCAAAGGAAAGGTTGTACTGCTACAATTCGGTGCTTCATGGGACGAACCATCAGTTAACGCTGTCAAAGGACTGAAATCTATTTACAAGAAATATAAAGACCGCGGATTTGAAATCTATCAGGTTAGCATGGAACAAAGTAAAGTACTTTGGGAAAACAGCCTGGTAAAGGAAGATATTCAATGGATCTCAGTATCGGAACTGAAAAATACAAACTCTGATGCTGCCAGGAAGTACAATGTAAGTAGAATCCCGGCAAACTACCTTCTTGACAAGGAAGGCAATATTGTAGGCAAGGACCTGTACGGCTCTCTTCTTGAGGAAAGGCTCAGGGAGCTGCTCTAA
- the leuB gene encoding 3-isopropylmalate dehydrogenase — MKLNIAVLAGDGIGPEIMQQAIKVVNVVCEKKGHEVKYTEAVTGAAAIDAVGDPYPDSTHKICMEADAVLFGAIGHPRFDNDPTAKVRPEQGLLRMRKQLGLYANIRPVETFPSLLHKSPLRKDLVEGADFICIRELTGGIYFGDKGRSDNGNTAYDTCVYTREEIERILKLGFEYAMKRNKKLTVVDKANVLETSRLWRQTAQEIAKQYPEVDTQYMFVDNAAMQLIQWPKNFDVMVTENMFGDILTDEASVITGSLGLLPSASIGLHTSVFEPIHGSYPQAAGKDIANPIAMVLSAALMFEYAFNLKEEAEMIRKAVAASLEQNYVTEDIDKTNPKKTSEVGSWLADYIKKNF; from the coding sequence ATGAAACTGAACATTGCGGTGCTTGCCGGTGACGGCATAGGCCCAGAAATAATGCAACAGGCAATAAAAGTTGTTAATGTAGTATGTGAAAAGAAAGGACACGAAGTCAAATATACCGAGGCTGTTACAGGTGCTGCAGCAATCGACGCTGTAGGTGACCCCTACCCCGATTCAACCCACAAGATTTGCATGGAGGCTGATGCAGTACTTTTCGGTGCTATTGGCCATCCAAGATTTGATAATGACCCTACTGCAAAGGTTAGACCTGAACAAGGTCTGCTACGAATGCGTAAGCAACTTGGCCTGTATGCAAATATCCGCCCTGTCGAAACCTTCCCTTCGCTGTTGCACAAATCTCCACTAAGAAAGGACCTTGTTGAAGGAGCAGATTTTATTTGTATCCGTGAACTCACAGGGGGTATCTACTTCGGCGATAAAGGGAGAAGCGACAACGGCAACACTGCATACGATACGTGCGTGTACACAAGGGAAGAGATCGAAAGAATCCTCAAACTTGGTTTCGAGTATGCGATGAAACGCAATAAGAAACTGACTGTTGTGGACAAGGCCAATGTCCTTGAAACCTCTCGTCTGTGGCGTCAAACCGCCCAGGAAATAGCAAAGCAATATCCTGAGGTTGATACCCAGTATATGTTTGTTGACAATGCTGCAATGCAGCTAATTCAGTGGCCTAAAAATTTTGACGTGATGGTTACCGAGAATATGTTTGGTGATATCCTCACCGACGAAGCTTCAGTGATTACAGGATCACTGGGTTTACTCCCATCAGCTTCTATAGGTCTGCATACAAGTGTATTTGAACCAATTCACGGTTCTTATCCACAGGCTGCCGGAAAGGATATTGCTAACCCTATTGCAATGGTTCTCTCAGCTGCCCTTATGTTCGAATATGCATTCAATCTCAAGGAAGAGGCTGAAATGATTAGAAAGGCAGTAGCAGCCTCCTTGGAACAAAACTATGTAACTGAGGACATCGACAAGACCAACCCCAAGAAAACATCTGAAGTAGGAAGCTGGCTGGCTGACTATATTAAGAAGAATTTTTAG
- the leuD gene encoding 3-isopropylmalate dehydratase small subunit, translating into MPREKFVTLETTAVPLPIENIDTDQIIPARFLKATTREGFGDNLFRDWRYDKDGNPKADFVLNNPKYSGEVLVAGKNFGSGSSREHAAWAVAGYGFKAVISSFFADIFKNNALNNGVLPVQISEEFLAKLFEAIDANPKVVVKVDLENQTVSVPSLGISEKFDINPYKKKCLINGYDDIDYLLSIKDKIEEFEAEHSK; encoded by the coding sequence ATGCCAAGAGAGAAATTCGTAACACTGGAAACTACGGCTGTTCCACTGCCGATAGAAAACATAGATACCGACCAGATAATCCCTGCTCGTTTTCTTAAAGCTACCACCCGCGAGGGATTTGGTGACAACCTGTTCCGCGACTGGCGCTATGACAAGGATGGCAATCCTAAGGCTGACTTTGTACTCAACAACCCAAAATATTCGGGAGAGGTACTGGTAGCTGGTAAAAACTTCGGTAGCGGATCAAGCCGAGAACACGCAGCCTGGGCTGTTGCAGGCTATGGTTTCAAAGCCGTGATATCAAGTTTCTTTGCCGATATCTTCAAGAATAATGCACTCAACAATGGTGTACTACCAGTTCAGATCAGCGAAGAGTTTCTTGCAAAACTCTTCGAGGCAATCGATGCCAATCCAAAGGTTGTTGTCAAAGTTGACCTTGAAAATCAAACTGTATCTGTCCCTTCCTTAGGCATTTCAGAGAAGTTTGATATCAATCCATATAAGAAAAAGTGCCTTATCAACGGATATGACGATATAGATTATCTGCTGAGTATCAAGGACAAAATCGAAGAGTTTGAAGCAGAACACTCAAAATAG
- a CDS encoding 3-oxoacyl-ACP synthase III family protein has translation MVSNKTIYAVIKGSGSYIPPVVVKNADFENNVFMNEDGTRIELPGREITRKFEQITDIFERRVAPDNILTSDMAAIAAAEAIEDAKISKEDLDYIIVAHNLGDIKPGSNFPDMLPTLASRVKNKLKIKNPGTVAYDITFGCPGWTQAMIQANYYIKSGDAKNILVIGADTISRMADPHDRDVMIFADGASATVLQAVESDVPVGMLKHSVRTDAGEHVELLRMGKSFNPELEGTYLKMLGRKLYNYALTNVPLVAQDCLNKNGMDLKDVDLVLIHQANAKMDEAILKRLFQLYGEKDADLNIMPMTIKFLGNSSVATVPTLYDLIIKGKLEGYQFKSGDNVMMTSVGAGMNINAFMYKMP, from the coding sequence ATGGTTTCAAACAAAACAATCTATGCCGTAATCAAAGGTTCGGGAAGCTACATCCCACCAGTGGTGGTAAAAAACGCAGACTTCGAAAACAATGTCTTCATGAATGAAGACGGAACCCGAATAGAGCTCCCGGGTAGAGAGATAACAAGAAAGTTCGAACAAATTACGGATATCTTTGAAAGGCGGGTTGCACCCGATAATATTTTGACCTCAGACATGGCTGCAATTGCTGCAGCAGAAGCAATTGAGGATGCAAAAATCAGTAAGGAAGACCTCGATTATATAATAGTAGCTCACAATCTTGGTGACATTAAGCCAGGTTCCAACTTTCCGGACATGCTTCCTACTTTGGCATCCCGTGTTAAGAACAAGCTTAAGATTAAAAACCCCGGCACAGTAGCATACGACATTACTTTTGGCTGCCCAGGATGGACTCAGGCAATGATTCAGGCCAATTACTACATCAAGTCTGGCGATGCCAAAAACATACTCGTTATTGGAGCTGATACCATCAGCAGAATGGCAGATCCTCACGACAGGGATGTAATGATTTTTGCAGATGGTGCATCAGCAACAGTGCTTCAGGCTGTTGAAAGCGATGTGCCAGTTGGAATGCTGAAACATTCAGTTCGTACAGATGCCGGTGAACACGTGGAACTGCTTCGCATGGGTAAATCATTCAACCCTGAGTTGGAAGGTACCTATCTCAAGATGCTGGGTCGTAAGCTGTACAATTATGCACTTACAAATGTTCCCCTTGTGGCACAGGACTGTCTCAACAAAAACGGAATGGACCTTAAAGATGTGGACCTTGTACTAATTCACCAAGCCAACGCCAAGATGGACGAAGCTATACTCAAACGTCTGTTCCAACTATATGGGGAGAAAGATGCTGACCTTAACATCATGCCCATGACTATAAAATTCCTGGGTAACAGCAGTGTTGCTACTGTTCCGACTCTCTATGACCTGATTATTAAAGGGAAATTAGAGGGTTATCAGTTTAAATCTGGAGACAACGTAATGATGACTTCCGTAGGTGCAGGGATGAATATCAATGCCTTTATGTATAAAATGCCCTGA